GCACCACCCCCGAGGGCATCCACCTGGGGGCCATGGCCGGCAGCCTCGACATCCTCCAGCGCTGCTACAGCGGCCTCGAGCTGCGCGGCGACGAGGTCTGGTTCGACCCCCACCTCCCCCCGGCCGTGCAGCACCTCGCCTTCGACCTGGTGCACCGCGACCGGACCCTCAGCGTCGAGCTCTCCCACGACCTGCTGCGGGTCGAGGTCGAGCCCGGCGCGGCCGAGCCGGTGCCCATCGGCATCCGAGGCCACCTGAGCACGCACTGCCCCGGCGAGGTCCTCGAGGTCGACCTGCGGGGCGCGGTGGCCCCGGGCTGAGCCGCCCCGGGGGGACGCCGTCAGCCGACGATCTGGTTGATCTCCTCGGCCAGGGCCACGTCGTTGTCGGTGAGGCCGTCGGCGTCGTGGGTCACCAGGTCGATGGTGACGGTGTTCCACGAGTTCGACCAGTCGGGGTGGTGGTCGGCCTTCTCGGCCTTGAGGGCCACCCGGGTCATGAAGGCGAAGGCCTCGGTGAAGTCGGCGAAGGTGAGCTCGCGGTGGAGCTTGCCGTCGACGACCTCCCATCCGGCGGGAGCGGTCGGTGCGTCTGCCATGG
Above is a window of Iamia majanohamensis DNA encoding:
- a CDS encoding 4a-hydroxytetrahydrobiopterin dehydratase, translated to MADAPTAPAGWEVVDGKLHRELTFADFTEAFAFMTRVALKAEKADHHPDWSNSWNTVTIDLVTHDADGLTDNDVALAEEINQIVG